In Mercurialis annua linkage group LG6, ddMerAnnu1.2, whole genome shotgun sequence, the following are encoded in one genomic region:
- the LOC126688309 gene encoding U1 small nuclear ribonucleoprotein C, whose protein sequence is MPRYYCDYCDTYLTHDSPSVRKQHNAGYKHKANVRNYYQQFEEQQTQSLIDQRIKEHLGAAFQQVGAAYNQHLLARPRLPVLPTPMMPMAGNPQMMAGFRPPLVLPRPPGPPGYFSAPGMPPMMAPPGTPSLPGQLNGLPRPPMMMPPSSAPGSTTALPPSSGAPSMAPNYQPNPTPPSSGGYDSFNNNQAPESNH, encoded by the exons ATGCCGAG GTATTACTGTGATTACTGCGACACTTACTTGACTCACGATTCT CCCTCTGTTAGAAAGCAACACAATGCTGGTTACAAGCACAAG GCAAATGTGAGAAATTATTATCAGCAGTTTGAAGAGCAGCAGACTCAAAGTCTGATTGATCAAAGAATAAAGGAACATCTCGGTGCAGCATTTCAGCAAGTTGGAGCTGCTTATAATCAGCATCTTCTGGCACGGCCGCGTCTTCCTGTTCTACCAACACCTATGATGCCTATGGCAGGGAATCCGCAGATGATGGCCGGGTTTAGGCCGCCTCTTGTCCTGCCTCGACCTCCAGGTCCCCCGG GTTATTTCTCTGCTCCAGGCATGCCACCTATGATGGCACCACCGGGCACTCCTTCCTTACCTGGTCAACTTAATGGTCTTCCAAGGCCTCCTATGATGATGCCCCCGTCATCTGCTCCTGGAAGTACAACAGCGCTACCTCCTTCTAGTGGTGCCCCCTCCATGGCTCCTAATTATCAACCTAATCCAACACCACCCTCAAGTGGAGGCTATGATAGCTTCAATAACAACCAAGCTCCTGAGTCTAATCATTGA
- the LOC126688307 gene encoding uncharacterized protein LOC126688307 isoform X1: MDDYSNDSTDTQVLYFHSQSPPPELGYEKMNGTDQMVEDTEPLDDAVSLDDSSDGTPLVTLDFDSQVVEDSECAEDGLRPLEITEYDKEVVLDSEDEGNSVQQCGTEALIVDESPNVGRDYSRKVARDQEFTELNYTGSQEPRESSQANALEFVDNYLLLNNVDSFRGTTPINIVRKKVSPVSRIKGCQSLAKQLKTRSSGGENGAFNWVDNDYCGGIDFLSKKVAVSPSLDLRPAVDSRKEMSRYNLASELNVENDSVKNSNEVLNKIQLGKDSDAYSIEESASHVFDVGFGTQMAAEAMAALSHSCNCTNNVCECFQNPSQGVAKSEIGLKNSCLQKGMFSDLEDIKEMSKQRESYAYANSSWGYSSYLELDTEFEIPTKRKRSNISAKRLNNEFSAGIPVNKIKEDVTGKLNKKEGEAGSVKLGETINDTVKSGIITYKRKKRSLCAKPSQVLSGRGNCTKGESFAQWKTGSETKKESDSPAKRNNAIMEGSLITYKRKRIVRVDKVLDAEGKLTKLCCNSPDVLKNNEQTQQPCSLEVPSLANSLNYNGWSFRKGKRMPRRRRIHSNGANNMSTNDGIEGEEKPCYEILPKSSLSKELLRLGIPDSKPGLKFKDLRKKMNTSDVKVLFSQHLDDDIIRQQKKIIARLGIAIASCSMDATHFIADHFVRTRNMLEAIALGKPVVTHLWLESCGQASCLIDEKNFILRDAKKEKKLGFSMAASLARATHHSLLKGMSVLITPNVKPDEGMIASLVKAVHGQVMENCQMSGQKIPDDLLILSCEEDYALCVPYIDNGAAVYSSELLLNGIVIQKLEYERHRLFTNQAKRNKRSSTR, encoded by the exons ATGGATGATTACAGCAACGACAGCACTGATACCCAAGTCCTCTATTTCCACTCTCAGTCACCGCCACCTG AATTAGGTTATGAAAAGATGAATGGTACTGATCAAATGGTGGAAGATACTGAACCCTTGGACGATGCCGTTTCACTCGATGATTCCTCCGATGGAACACCACTGGTGACCCTTGATTTTGACTCCCAGGTAGTGGAGGATTCTGAATGTGCAGAGGACGGTCTCCGGCCGCTCGAAATAACCGAGTATGACAAGGAAGTTGTCCTCGACAGTGAAGATGAAGGGAACTCTGTGCAACAGTGTGGCACAG AAGCTTTGATTGTTGATGAAAGTCCGAATGTGGGAAGGGATTATTCTCGGAAGGTAGCTCGTGATCAGGAGTTTACAGAGTTGAATTACACTGGCTCTCAAGAACCTAGAGAGTCTTCTCAAGCTAATGCGCTTGAGTTTGTCGATAACTACCTTTTACTTAACAATGTAGACTCTTTTCGGGGGACTACACCTATAAATATTGTCAGGAAGAAAGTGTCTCCTGTCTCGAGAATTAAGGGCTGTCAAAGTTTGGCTAAACAACTTAAAACCAGGTCTTCAGGTGGGGAAAACGGAGCTTTTAATTGGGTTGATAATGATTATTGCGGAGGAATTGATTTCCTGAGTAAGAAAGTGGCAGTTTCACCCAGTTTAGATTTAAGGCCTGCAGTTGACAGCAGAAAAGAGATGAGCAGATATAACCTAGCATCTGAATTGAATGTTGAGAATGACTCTGTCAAAAACTCGAATGAAGTGTTGAACAAAATCCAATTGGGGAAGGATTCAGATGCTTATAGCATTGAAGAAAGTGCATCACATGTTTTTGATGTTGGTTTTGGTACTCAAATGGCAGCTGAAGCTATGGCAGCCTTATCACATAGTTGCAATTGTACTAATAATGTTTGTGAATGTTTTCAGAACCCTTCACAAGGTGTGGCAAAGAGTGAAATTGGTTTAAAAAACTCTTGCCTTCAGAAGGGTATGTTTTCTGATTTGGAAGACATCAAAGAAATGTCAAAGCAAAGAGAGAGTTATGCTTATGCCAATTCATCTTGGGGATACTCTAGTTATCTAGAGTTAGATACTGAATTTGAAATaccaacaaaaagaaaaaggagcAATATTTCGGCTAAGAGGTTGAATAATGAATTTTCAGCAGGAATACCTGTCAACAAAATAAAGGAAGATGTTACAGGAAAATTGAACAAAAAGGAAGGTGAAGCTGGTTCAGTTAAGTTAGGGGAAACTATCAATGATACTGTGAAGAGCGGTATAATTACATACAAAAGAAAGAAACGTTCTCTGTGTGCTAAACCATCACAAGTCTTGAGTGGTAGAGGAAATTGTACAAAAGGGGAGTCATTTGCTCAGTGGAAGACGGGAAGCGAAACTAAAAAAGAGTCAGATAGTCCAGCGAAAAGGAACAATGCTATTATGGAGGGAAGTTTAATTAcgtacaaaagaaaaagaattgtAAGAGTAGATAAAGTGTTGGATGCTGAAGGGAAGCTTACCAAATTGTGCTGCAATAGTCCTGATGTATTGAAAAACAATGAACAGACTCAACAACCCTGTAGCTTAGAGGTACCGTCCTTGGCGAATTCTTTAAATTACAATGGTTGGAGCTTCCGTAAAGGGAAAAGAATGCCTCGCAGGAGACGAATCCACTCAAATGGAGCTAATAACATGTCAACAAATGATGGAATAGAAGGTGAAGAAAAACCATGCTACGAAATTCTGCCCAAATCATCCCTTTCAAAAGAGCTTCTAAGACTAGGCATCCCAGATTCAAAACCCGGCTTGAAGTTCAAAGACTtgagaaagaaaatgaataCATCAGATGTGAAAGTTCTATTTAGCCAGCATTTGGATGATGATATCATCAGGCAGCAGAAGAAG ATCATAGCGCGGTTGGGCATTGCAATTGCATCATGTTCAATGGATGCTACACATTTCATAGCAGACCATTTTGTTCGAACAAGGAATATGTTGGAAGCTATTGCTCTTGGTAAACCAGTGGTGACTCATTTATGGCTTGAGAGCTGTGGGCAAGCAAGCTGCCTAATTGATGAGAAAAACTTTATCCTGAGAGATGccaagaaagaaaagaaacttGGTTTCAGTATGGCAGCCTCACTGGCTCGTGCAACCCACCATTCTCTTCTGAAG GGTATGAGTGTCTTAATTACCCCTAATGTAAAACCCGATGAAGGTATGATTGCTAGCTTGGTTAAGGCAGTTCATGGCCAG GTAATGGAAAATTGTCAAATGTCTGGCCAGAAAATCCCAGATGATTTATTGATCCTTTCATGTGAAGAAGATTATGCTTTGTGTGTGCCTTACATTGATAATG GAGCAGCTGTTTATAGTTCAGAGCTTCTGTTGAATGGCATAGTTATTCAGAAATTAGAATATGAAAG GCATCGACTTTTCACAAATCAAGCTAAAAGAAACAAGCGCTCCAGCACAAGGTGA
- the LOC126688307 gene encoding uncharacterized protein LOC126688307 isoform X2: MDDYSNDSTDTQVLYFHSQSPPPELGYEKMNGTDQMVEDTEPLDDAVSLDDSSDGTPLVTLDFDSQVVEDSECAEDGLRPLEITEYDKEVVLDSEDEGNSVQQCGTEALIVDESPNVGRDYSRKVARDQEFTELNYTGSQEPRESSQANALEFVDNYLLLNNVDSFRGTTPINIVRKKVSPVSRIKGCQSLAKQLKTRSSGGENGAFNWVDNDYCGGIDFLSKKVAVSPSLDLRPAVDSRKEMSRYNLASELNVENDSVKNSNEVLNKIQLGKDSDAYSIEESASHVFDVGFGTQMAAEAMAALSHSCNCTNNVCECFQNPSQGVAKSEIGLKNSCLQKGMFSDLEDIKEMSKQRESYAYANSSWGYSSYLELDTEFEIPTKRKRSNISAKRLNNEFSAGIPVNKIKEDVTGKLNKKEGEAGSVKLGETINDTVKSGIITYKRKKRSLCAKPSQVLSGRGNCTKGESFAQWKTGSETKKESDSPAKRNNAIMEGSLITYKRKRIVRVDKVLDAEGKLTKLCCNSPDVLKNNEQTQQPCSLEVPSLANSLNYNGWSFRKGKRMPRRRRIHSNGANNMSTNDGIEGEEKPCYEILPKSSLSKELLRLGIPDSKPGLKFKDLRKKMNTSDVKVLFSQHLDDDIIRQQKKIIARLGIAIASCSMDATHFIADHFVRTRNMLEAIALGKPVVTHLWLESCGQASCLIDEKNFILRDAKKEKKLGFSMAASLARATHHSLLKGMSVLITPNVKPDEGMIASLVKAVHGQVMENCQMSGQKIPDDLLILSCEEDYALCVPYIDNAVYSSELLLNGIVIQKLEYERHRLFTNQAKRNKRSSTR; encoded by the exons ATGGATGATTACAGCAACGACAGCACTGATACCCAAGTCCTCTATTTCCACTCTCAGTCACCGCCACCTG AATTAGGTTATGAAAAGATGAATGGTACTGATCAAATGGTGGAAGATACTGAACCCTTGGACGATGCCGTTTCACTCGATGATTCCTCCGATGGAACACCACTGGTGACCCTTGATTTTGACTCCCAGGTAGTGGAGGATTCTGAATGTGCAGAGGACGGTCTCCGGCCGCTCGAAATAACCGAGTATGACAAGGAAGTTGTCCTCGACAGTGAAGATGAAGGGAACTCTGTGCAACAGTGTGGCACAG AAGCTTTGATTGTTGATGAAAGTCCGAATGTGGGAAGGGATTATTCTCGGAAGGTAGCTCGTGATCAGGAGTTTACAGAGTTGAATTACACTGGCTCTCAAGAACCTAGAGAGTCTTCTCAAGCTAATGCGCTTGAGTTTGTCGATAACTACCTTTTACTTAACAATGTAGACTCTTTTCGGGGGACTACACCTATAAATATTGTCAGGAAGAAAGTGTCTCCTGTCTCGAGAATTAAGGGCTGTCAAAGTTTGGCTAAACAACTTAAAACCAGGTCTTCAGGTGGGGAAAACGGAGCTTTTAATTGGGTTGATAATGATTATTGCGGAGGAATTGATTTCCTGAGTAAGAAAGTGGCAGTTTCACCCAGTTTAGATTTAAGGCCTGCAGTTGACAGCAGAAAAGAGATGAGCAGATATAACCTAGCATCTGAATTGAATGTTGAGAATGACTCTGTCAAAAACTCGAATGAAGTGTTGAACAAAATCCAATTGGGGAAGGATTCAGATGCTTATAGCATTGAAGAAAGTGCATCACATGTTTTTGATGTTGGTTTTGGTACTCAAATGGCAGCTGAAGCTATGGCAGCCTTATCACATAGTTGCAATTGTACTAATAATGTTTGTGAATGTTTTCAGAACCCTTCACAAGGTGTGGCAAAGAGTGAAATTGGTTTAAAAAACTCTTGCCTTCAGAAGGGTATGTTTTCTGATTTGGAAGACATCAAAGAAATGTCAAAGCAAAGAGAGAGTTATGCTTATGCCAATTCATCTTGGGGATACTCTAGTTATCTAGAGTTAGATACTGAATTTGAAATaccaacaaaaagaaaaaggagcAATATTTCGGCTAAGAGGTTGAATAATGAATTTTCAGCAGGAATACCTGTCAACAAAATAAAGGAAGATGTTACAGGAAAATTGAACAAAAAGGAAGGTGAAGCTGGTTCAGTTAAGTTAGGGGAAACTATCAATGATACTGTGAAGAGCGGTATAATTACATACAAAAGAAAGAAACGTTCTCTGTGTGCTAAACCATCACAAGTCTTGAGTGGTAGAGGAAATTGTACAAAAGGGGAGTCATTTGCTCAGTGGAAGACGGGAAGCGAAACTAAAAAAGAGTCAGATAGTCCAGCGAAAAGGAACAATGCTATTATGGAGGGAAGTTTAATTAcgtacaaaagaaaaagaattgtAAGAGTAGATAAAGTGTTGGATGCTGAAGGGAAGCTTACCAAATTGTGCTGCAATAGTCCTGATGTATTGAAAAACAATGAACAGACTCAACAACCCTGTAGCTTAGAGGTACCGTCCTTGGCGAATTCTTTAAATTACAATGGTTGGAGCTTCCGTAAAGGGAAAAGAATGCCTCGCAGGAGACGAATCCACTCAAATGGAGCTAATAACATGTCAACAAATGATGGAATAGAAGGTGAAGAAAAACCATGCTACGAAATTCTGCCCAAATCATCCCTTTCAAAAGAGCTTCTAAGACTAGGCATCCCAGATTCAAAACCCGGCTTGAAGTTCAAAGACTtgagaaagaaaatgaataCATCAGATGTGAAAGTTCTATTTAGCCAGCATTTGGATGATGATATCATCAGGCAGCAGAAGAAG ATCATAGCGCGGTTGGGCATTGCAATTGCATCATGTTCAATGGATGCTACACATTTCATAGCAGACCATTTTGTTCGAACAAGGAATATGTTGGAAGCTATTGCTCTTGGTAAACCAGTGGTGACTCATTTATGGCTTGAGAGCTGTGGGCAAGCAAGCTGCCTAATTGATGAGAAAAACTTTATCCTGAGAGATGccaagaaagaaaagaaacttGGTTTCAGTATGGCAGCCTCACTGGCTCGTGCAACCCACCATTCTCTTCTGAAG GGTATGAGTGTCTTAATTACCCCTAATGTAAAACCCGATGAAGGTATGATTGCTAGCTTGGTTAAGGCAGTTCATGGCCAG GTAATGGAAAATTGTCAAATGTCTGGCCAGAAAATCCCAGATGATTTATTGATCCTTTCATGTGAAGAAGATTATGCTTTGTGTGTGCCTTACATTGATAATG CTGTTTATAGTTCAGAGCTTCTGTTGAATGGCATAGTTATTCAGAAATTAGAATATGAAAG GCATCGACTTTTCACAAATCAAGCTAAAAGAAACAAGCGCTCCAGCACAAGGTGA